One segment of Anopheles stephensi strain Indian chromosome 3, UCI_ANSTEP_V1.0, whole genome shotgun sequence DNA contains the following:
- the LOC118514231 gene encoding acetyl-coenzyme A transporter 1, with amino-acid sequence MSNRRKKTDRADHETLLPPGDDDEKHEKSDLLGDRSNIAILVFLYLLQGIPIGLASAIPMLLQNRGASYKQQAEFSFAHWPFSLKLLWAPIVDSLFWKRFGRRKSWLIPTQYLIGIFMLILSLHVNRWLGAESSYTTDEHSNVESGSTLNIPLLSFIFFMLNFLAATQDIAVDGWALTMLKRCNVGYASTCNSVGQTAGYFLGYVVFMALESAEFCNSYLRSEPAPEGLVNLSGYLWFWGLVFIVTTTLVALGKRELAPSIDRGHEEHLELDIKQTYRLLLDIMKMKPILTLVAILLTAKAGFAACDAVTSLKLIDAGVPKDKLALLVVPLVPLQIVLPLAISKYTAGTRPMEVYLKAIPYRIALTLTAAGIVWITPAIIHDHQVPYYYYILLLVNYGLYQIALYSMFVAVMAFFARISDPAVGGTYMTLLNTLSNLGGNWPTTVVLWLVDYVTWRRCSNAASNDCSDAALKETCIAGGGQCTITIDGYYVEIFICLLYGLLWYRWGSSKIRQLQELPLKAWRVARQVHHRAHSS; translated from the exons ATGAGCAACAGACGCAAAAAAACCGATCGAGCCGATCATGAAACGCTCCTGCCGCCGGGTGACGATGACGAGAAGCACGAAAAAAGTGACCTGCTAGGCGACCGGAGCAACATTGCCATACTGGTTTTTCTCTACCTGCTGCAAGGCATTCCGATTGGATTGGCCTCGGCCATACCGATGCTGCTACAGAATCGTGGTGCTAGCTACAAGCAGCAG GCCGAATTCAGTTTCGCTCACTGGCCCTTCAGCCTAAAGCTACTATGGGCTCCGATAGTGGATTCACTGTTTTGGAAACGGTTCGGGCGGCGGAAGTCGTGGCTCATCCCTACCCAATATCTGATCGGCATATTTATGCTGATTCTATCGCTGCACGTGAACCGATGGTTGGGTGCGGAAAGCAGCTACACCACCGATGAGCATTCCAACGTTGAGAGCGGCAGCACACTCAACATTCCGCTGCTAagcttcatcttcttcatgCTAAACTTCCTGGCCGCTACCCAAGACATTGCGGTAGACGGTTGGGCCCTGACGATGCTGAAACGCTGCAACGTGGGTTACGCTTCGACGTGTAACAGTGTCGGTCAGACGGCTGGCTACTTTCTCGGATACGTTGTCTTTATGGCACTGGAATCGGCCGAATTTTGTAACAGCTATCTGCGCTCCGAACCCGCGCCCGAGGGTCTGGTGAATCTGTCCGGATACCTTTGGTTCTGGGGGTTGGTGTTTATAGTCACGACCACGCTGGTGGCGCTCGGCAAACGTGAGCTTGCCCCTAGCATCGATCGCGGGCACGAGGAGCATCTGGAGCTGGACATTAAGCAAACCTATCGTCTGCTGCTCGATATAATGAAGATGAAACCGATCCTAACGCTGGTAGCGATACTGCTAACGGCAAAGGCCGGTTTTGCAGCGTGCGATGCCGTTACCTCGCTGAAGCTGATCGACGCAGGTGTCCCGAAGGATAAGCTAGCATTGCTCGTAGTTCCGCTTGTTCCGCTGCAAATAGTGTTACCGCTAGCGATCAGCAAGTACACGGCTGGCACACGACCGATGGAAGTGTATCTGAAGGCGATCCCGTACCGGATAGCACTAACGTTAACGGCGGCCGGTATCGTGTGGATCACGCCGGCCATCATACACGATCACCAGGTACCGTACTATTACTACATCCTGCTGCTAGTGAACTACGGGCTGTATCAGATCGCACTGTACAGCATGTTTGTGGCCGTGATGGCGTTTTTCGCTCGCATAAGCGATCCCGCCGTCGGTGGCACCTACATGACGCTGCTGAACACGCTCAGCAACCTCGGCGGGAATTGGCCAACGACGGTGGTACTGTGGTTGGTCGATTACGTCACGTGGAGACGGTGCTCGAACGCGGCCAGCAATGATTGTTCAGATGCAGCTTTAAAAGAG ACTTGCATCGCTGGTGGTGGTCAGtgcacgatcacgatcgatgGGTATTATGTAGAGATATTTATTTGCCTCCTGTACGGGCTCCTCTGGTACCGGTGGGGCAGTAGCAAAATTCGTCAGCTACAGGAACTTCCGCTCAAAGCGTGGCGCGTAGCGCGCCAGGTTCACCACCGTGCGCATAGCAGCTAG